The DNA window GTCGCCGTCACCTATGCCAGCGGGACCTATGGCCCGCGCCTGCTCACGAATTTCCTGGAGGATCGCGGCAACCAGTTGAGCCTTGCGACCTTCATCGGCAGTTTCGTCTATGCCCTCGTCGTGCTGCGCAGCGTGCGCGCAGCCGATGAGGCCGCGCTGGTCGGGGCGGGCAACGGGACCGCCGGCTTCGCGCCGCAACTCTCGCTGCTCGTGGCGTATGCGCTGATGGGTCTGAGCGTCGCGGTTCTGGTGTTCTTCCTCAACCATGTCCCGTCCTCGATCCGGATCAACATGGTGCTGGAGAAGATCGGTAAGCGGCTGATCCGGCTGATCCGCAAGACCTATCCGATCGAGAACGAGTTCTCCGACGCGCAGGAGGCGCAAGGCGGGGACCCGCTCGAGTCGGGCGGCACGGGCTATGTCCAGCTGATCGATTTCTCCGATCTCGAAACGCTCGCGCGTGATGTCGGGGCAACGTTCTCGCTGCGGGTGCGTACGGGCGACTTCGTCCATACCGGCCTGCCCCTGCTCGACGTGTCGGGCTGCCCGGTCGACCGGATTGCGGAGCGCGCCCGCGAAGCCTTCACCTTCGGTTCGGTGCGTACGCCCGAACAGGACCCGCAATTCCTGATCGACGAACTGGTCGAGATCGGGCTGCGGGCACTGTCGCCGGGGATCAACGATCCCTTCACCGCCATCACCGCGCTGCACTGGCTGGGCGCTGCAACGAGCGAGATCGCGCGGCGCGACCTGCGCAAGGATGTGTGCGAGAGCGATGCGGACGATTGCCCGGTCATCCCCCTCCCCGACGATTTCGCGCATTACGTCAGCCGCGGCTTCGGGGCGATGCGGTCCGCGGTCGCGACCAGCCCGGTCGCCTGCCTCGTCATGCTCGACGTGCTGGCGGATGCGGCAAAGCCGATCGGGCACGACGGCCGGATCGCACAATTGCGTTCGCAGGGGATGATGCTGGGCGCACAGGCGCGCCTGGCGCTCGACGGTCCTGATCTCGAAATGGTCGAGGCGCGGCTGGAGGTGTTCGAGCGGCGCTTCTGGAACTAGCCCTCGGTCCCGCGCGCGGCCCCGGCCGCTGCCGGAGCCTTGCTCTGCAATCCGCGCGCCGCCGCCAGCGCACTTCCGAGCAGCAGCATCCCGAATACGTCGAGCGCGGTGAGCACCTCGCCGAACATCGTATACCCGACAAGCGCCGCGATCGCCGGCTGGGTCAGCAGCGCAAGCCCGATGACGAGCGGCGGAAAATGGCCGAGCGAATAGACAAGCAGGCCCTGCCCGACGAGCTGGCTCGAAACGAACAGGATCACGATCGGGGTCCAGTCGGTCGGCCAGACCGGCTCGCCCAGAACGAGCGCCAGCGCCAGCAGGGTCGGGCAGGCGAAGACGCTGACCCACACGAGCAGGCTCCACCCCCCGAAACCGGTTCCCGTTTTCTGGCCGCGCGCGCCCTGCAGGTTGAGCAGATAGACCGCGTAGAGCAGGCCCGCCGCCAGGCAAAAAAGGTCGCCCGCGAAAGTCGCATCCGAAATCTCAAGGCTGCGGCCGAGCAATATGCCCGCGCCCCCCAAGGCGCATCCGATCGCGAGCCATTCCGGCCCGCGCGGCAGGGTGCGAGCGGCGAGAAAGCCCCAGAACAGCAGCACGATGCTGCCCGAATTGCCGAACAGGGTCGCATTCGCGAGCCGGGTCATGCCGATGCCCGTGTGCCAGCTTGCAAGGTCCAGTGCGAAGGCCGTCGCCCCGATCGCCACCGCGACCATAGTGGCGCGCGGCATGCCCGACAGCCGCTGCCCGGCCACCCGCGCGAAGATCACGAGAAAGGGGAGCGCCAGCAGCAGCCGCCAGAACGCAGCCGAAACCGGGCCGGTATCGGCCAGCCGCACCAGCCACGGCCCCAGCGCCAGCGCCACATTGCCCGCCAGCAGCGCCGCGAGCAGCAGCCAGCCGCGCATGCGGCCAGCCTCGGCCTGTCCAAGATTTTCTGTCCCGGCCCCCTCTTTTTCCATGCTTGCGCCCTAGCCCCATCACCGCCAAGTGAACAGCCAAGCGACAAGCAACAGGAGGAATTTCGCCGATGCACGATGCCCTTTTCCAGCCGCTCACCATGGGCGCGCTCAATGCACAGAACCGCATCTTCATGGCCCCGCTCACCCGCGGGCGCGCGGCCGAGCCGATGTTCACCCCCAACGAGATGATGGCGACCTACTACCGCCAGCGAGCGGGCGCGGGGATGATCCTGACCGAAGCGACCGGCATCAGCCGCGAAGGGCTCGGCTGGCCGAGCGCGCCCGGCATCTGGAGCGAGGAACAGGTCGAAGGCTGGAAGGCGACGACCAAGGCCGTGCACGAGGAAGGCGGGCTCATCGTCATGCAGCTGTGGCACATGGGCCGCCTCGTTCACCCTCATTTCCTCGACGGCGAAGCGCCCGTCTCGGCGAGCGCGACGCAGGCCCCCGGACAGGCGCACACGCCGATCGGCAAGCAGGATTACGCAATGGCGCGCGAGCTGTCGGTCGATGACATCAGGCGCGTCGTCGGCGATTATCGCCACGCCGCCGAAAACGCGAAGAAAGCAGGCTTCGACGGGGTCCAGCTGCACGGCGCGAACGGGTATCTGGTCGACCAGTTCCTGCGCGATTCCTCTAATCTTCGCACCGACGAATATGGCGGCAGCCCCGAAAACCGCACCCGCTTCATGCGCGAAGTGCTCGAGGCGCTGATCGATGTGTGGGGCGCGGACAAGGTCGGCATCCGCCTCTCGCCCAATGGCGAGACCCAAGGTGTCGACGACAGCGATCCGGCGGCGACCTTCGGCGCGGCTGCAAAGGTGTGCGAGGCACTTGGTCTCGCTTTCGTCGAACTGCGCGAACCCGGTCCCGACGGCACCTTCGGCTCGACCGACGTGCCCAAGCAGAACCCCGTCATCCGCAAGGCCTATTCAGGCCCGCTGATCCTCAATTCGGACTACACCGCCGAGGCTGCCGAAGAGGCGATCACCAGTGGCATCTGCGACGCGGTGAGCTTCGGGCGGCCCTATATCTCGAACCCCGATCTCGAAACGCGGATCGCGAAGGGCGCGCACTGGAACCCGAACAAGGACGTGCCCAAGAGCTGGTATTTCCCGATCCCGGAAGGCTACATCGATTACCCGACGCTGGCCGAGGAAGAGGCCGAGCGCGCCGCGGCCCAGAGCGCCTAGTCGGCGACCGGCGGGGCGACCGGCAGCCCGGTCGCAGCCGGTGCGGGTGCGGGAGCAGGCGCGCGAGCGGGGGTTGCGTCCCCTTCTTGCGCGCCGCCTTCCCCGTCGCCTTCCGCCCTCGCATCCGGGTCTTCGCCATCCGCCTCGGCGTCACCCTCGCCATCAGGTTCGCGCTCGAGCGGCGGCGATTGCGAACGCAGGCGTTCGAGCGGCAGCATGTCGTCGCTGATCGTGCCGCCCAGCACCTCACCCGCGGCACGGCCGCCCTGTTCGCCGGTGCGCGGGGCCTCTGCCGCTTCCTCCTCGCACGCGGCAAGCAGCAGCAGCGCGGCGCAGCAAGGCGCGGCAAGTTTCGCGAAAGTCAGCGGCATGAATTGCGTCCCGTCCTGTCCAGCGTATCGAGGAAATCCTGCGCCCGCGCGATGAGCGCCGCGTCCCATTCCTCGCGCGTCACCTCCTTGCCGAGGCGGACAAGGCTCGTCACGCCGAATTCGTCGATCCCGCACGGCACTATGCCCGAAAAATGCGCAAGGTCAGGGTCGATGTTGACCGAGAAGCCGTGCATCGTCACCCAGCGCCGGACCCGGACGCCGATCGCGCCGATCTTCGCCTCGCGCCCGTCAATGTCCCGCGTCCAGATGCCGACGCGGCCCTCGCTGCGCCACGCCTCCACCCCGAACTGGCCAAGCGCCGCGATCACCCAGCCCTCGATCGCGTGGACGAAGCAGCGCACGTCCTTGCCGCGCCGGTTGAGGTCGAGCATCAGATAGCCGACCCG is part of the Erythrobacter litoralis genome and encodes:
- a CDS encoding DMT family transporter, which encodes MEKEGAGTENLGQAEAGRMRGWLLLAALLAGNVALALGPWLVRLADTGPVSAAFWRLLLALPFLVIFARVAGQRLSGMPRATMVAVAIGATAFALDLASWHTGIGMTRLANATLFGNSGSIVLLFWGFLAARTLPRGPEWLAIGCALGGAGILLGRSLEISDATFAGDLFCLAAGLLYAVYLLNLQGARGQKTGTGFGGWSLLVWVSVFACPTLLALALVLGEPVWPTDWTPIVILFVSSQLVGQGLLVYSLGHFPPLVIGLALLTQPAIAALVGYTMFGEVLTALDVFGMLLLGSALAAARGLQSKAPAAAGAARGTEG
- the lipB gene encoding lipoyl(octanoyl) transferase LipB, which translates into the protein MASIAPDSSALSPPDPAIEWRVSDALVPYTDALADMEARNAAIAAGEAREMVWLLEHPPVYTAGTSADPAELVDPRFEVVEAGRGGRYTYHGPGQRVGYLMLDLNRRGKDVRCFVHAIEGWVIAALGQFGVEAWRSEGRVGIWTRDIDGREAKIGAIGVRVRRWVTMHGFSVNIDPDLAHFSGIVPCGIDEFGVTSLVRLGKEVTREEWDAALIARAQDFLDTLDRTGRNSCR
- a CDS encoding alkene reductase is translated as MHDALFQPLTMGALNAQNRIFMAPLTRGRAAEPMFTPNEMMATYYRQRAGAGMILTEATGISREGLGWPSAPGIWSEEQVEGWKATTKAVHEEGGLIVMQLWHMGRLVHPHFLDGEAPVSASATQAPGQAHTPIGKQDYAMARELSVDDIRRVVGDYRHAAENAKKAGFDGVQLHGANGYLVDQFLRDSSNLRTDEYGGSPENRTRFMREVLEALIDVWGADKVGIRLSPNGETQGVDDSDPAATFGAAAKVCEALGLAFVELREPGPDGTFGSTDVPKQNPVIRKAYSGPLILNSDYTAEAAEEAITSGICDAVSFGRPYISNPDLETRIAKGAHWNPNKDVPKSWYFPIPEGYIDYPTLAEEEAERAAAQSA
- a CDS encoding DUF2254 domain-containing protein — translated: MTAEIRFFWARLNANYWFYPALFAILAGVLGFLLVWADRAGASDYLAGVSWLVPVGPKGASDILSVMASSTIAIASTVFSITLVAVTYASGTYGPRLLTNFLEDRGNQLSLATFIGSFVYALVVLRSVRAADEAALVGAGNGTAGFAPQLSLLVAYALMGLSVAVLVFFLNHVPSSIRINMVLEKIGKRLIRLIRKTYPIENEFSDAQEAQGGDPLESGGTGYVQLIDFSDLETLARDVGATFSLRVRTGDFVHTGLPLLDVSGCPVDRIAERAREAFTFGSVRTPEQDPQFLIDELVEIGLRALSPGINDPFTAITALHWLGAATSEIARRDLRKDVCESDADDCPVIPLPDDFAHYVSRGFGAMRSAVATSPVACLVMLDVLADAAKPIGHDGRIAQLRSQGMMLGAQARLALDGPDLEMVEARLEVFERRFWN